A part of Microbacterium terregens genomic DNA contains:
- a CDS encoding acyl-CoA dehydrogenase family protein: protein MLSLTTTAATLTPPVAFCEEYEDFAAWVREFAASHADSYLEIARGTEFPWQLAQAMGAQGLLGLGTSEEYGGMGRLSGELTKVHLGIAHEELAYANFYLAQIAYTCNFTAPLLERFLPPHLASEWVPGIVAGEHIVAFGLTEPGSGSDASAMRMKAIRAEGGWKLSGEKTSITFAPHAKGIITLAKAEPFVDASGQEHRGGITCFLVPFDAPGIEVQQFDDPGWKPLGRSAVFMDDVFVPDEMVLADVGGAFRMVMGEFDYTRSVIGFMSTGVARKALDMTIEYSRIRNTFGKPIAAYQGVSFPIAEHATKLEAARWLTYRALSLADQGKRHTTEAAMVKWYATEVSLAAIHDCIIAHGHSGYSEELPLQSMFRDVSGLEIGEGTPQIQKLIIARSLIGREYTQ from the coding sequence ATGTTGTCCCTTACCACCACCGCCGCCACGCTCACTCCCCCGGTTGCATTCTGCGAGGAGTACGAGGACTTCGCCGCGTGGGTTCGCGAGTTCGCCGCGTCCCACGCCGACAGCTACCTCGAGATCGCCCGGGGCACCGAGTTCCCCTGGCAACTCGCGCAGGCGATGGGCGCCCAGGGCCTGCTCGGCCTGGGCACATCTGAGGAGTACGGCGGGATGGGCCGGTTGAGTGGGGAGCTGACGAAGGTCCACCTCGGAATCGCGCACGAGGAGCTCGCCTACGCGAACTTCTACCTCGCACAGATCGCATACACGTGCAACTTCACGGCCCCTCTGCTGGAGAGATTCCTCCCCCCGCACCTGGCATCCGAATGGGTCCCCGGCATCGTGGCCGGAGAGCACATCGTCGCGTTCGGCCTGACGGAGCCCGGCAGCGGGTCCGACGCCTCGGCGATGCGGATGAAGGCGATCCGGGCCGAGGGCGGCTGGAAGCTCTCCGGCGAGAAGACCTCCATCACGTTCGCGCCGCATGCCAAGGGCATCATCACCCTCGCTAAGGCGGAGCCGTTCGTCGACGCGAGCGGCCAGGAACACCGCGGCGGCATCACCTGCTTCCTCGTGCCGTTCGACGCGCCGGGCATCGAGGTGCAGCAGTTCGACGATCCCGGGTGGAAACCGCTGGGTCGCTCGGCTGTCTTCATGGACGATGTCTTCGTCCCGGACGAGATGGTGCTGGCCGACGTCGGCGGAGCTTTCCGGATGGTCATGGGCGAGTTCGACTACACCCGTTCGGTGATCGGATTCATGTCCACCGGTGTGGCCCGCAAGGCGCTGGACATGACCATCGAGTACTCCCGCATCCGCAACACCTTCGGCAAGCCGATCGCCGCCTACCAGGGCGTCAGCTTTCCCATCGCCGAGCACGCCACCAAGCTCGAAGCGGCTCGGTGGCTCACCTACCGCGCCCTGTCGCTGGCCGACCAGGGCAAGCGGCACACCACCGAAGCTGCCATGGTCAAGTGGTACGCCACGGAGGTCTCGCTCGCAGCGATCCACGACTGCATCATCGCCCACGGGCACAGCGGCTACTCCGAGGAGCTGCCCCTGCAGTCGATGTTCCGGGACGTGTCCGGACTGGAGATCGGCGAGGGGACTCCCCAGATCCAGAAGCTGATCATCGCCCGCTCCCTCATCGGACGGGAGTACACCCAGTGA
- a CDS encoding CoA transferase: MTGPLVGVRVVDLTQALSGPYCTSILADYGADVVKVEPPRGDMIRRTGPFAADDEHHDFGNVFQNANRNKRSIVLDLKTPEGRDVLIELVRSADALVENFSAGVMERLGLSYETLAEINPRLVYTSIRGFGDKRGGESPYSEWPAFDIIAQAMGGLMSITGPDADTRVRVGSGIGDTVPGLFAALGTVMALFEAKSSGKGQYVDTAMTDAVLAVSEIVVNVFDATGASPQPMGNALQGFAPFNTVRAKDGEIALGAPHDAQWAKLCTIMERPDLVVDPRFNSDNNRWINRDAVYAVVEGWVGEHTVAELVELLGGKVPLAPVLDAEAIFANPHFAIRGMLPEVDNPRTGRTSRVTGPVAKLTRTPGQVRHRAPLLGEHTAEILTEAGYDDAQQDALVGAGAACFSSEQELTKEYR, from the coding sequence GTGACCGGGCCCCTCGTCGGCGTGCGCGTGGTCGACCTCACACAAGCCCTGTCGGGCCCGTACTGCACCTCGATCCTCGCCGACTACGGCGCCGACGTGGTCAAGGTCGAGCCACCGCGCGGCGACATGATCCGTCGGACCGGCCCGTTCGCCGCGGATGATGAGCACCACGACTTCGGCAACGTCTTCCAGAACGCCAACCGGAACAAGCGCTCGATCGTCCTCGATCTCAAGACGCCCGAAGGACGGGACGTGCTGATCGAACTGGTTCGCAGCGCCGACGCCCTGGTGGAGAACTTCAGCGCCGGTGTCATGGAGCGTTTGGGGCTGAGCTACGAGACGCTCGCCGAGATCAACCCCCGTCTGGTCTACACGTCCATCCGCGGCTTTGGCGACAAGCGTGGCGGCGAAAGCCCGTACAGCGAGTGGCCCGCATTCGACATCATCGCGCAGGCGATGGGCGGCCTGATGAGCATCACCGGCCCGGATGCAGACACGCGGGTGCGGGTCGGATCGGGTATCGGCGATACCGTCCCCGGTCTGTTCGCCGCGCTCGGGACGGTGATGGCCCTGTTCGAGGCCAAGTCCTCCGGCAAGGGTCAGTACGTCGACACCGCGATGACCGACGCCGTGCTGGCCGTGAGCGAGATCGTCGTGAACGTGTTCGATGCCACAGGCGCCTCCCCGCAGCCCATGGGGAATGCGCTGCAGGGCTTTGCGCCGTTCAACACGGTGCGCGCCAAGGACGGCGAGATCGCCCTGGGCGCACCGCATGACGCGCAGTGGGCGAAGCTCTGCACGATCATGGAGCGCCCGGACCTGGTCGTGGACCCGCGGTTCAACAGCGACAACAACCGCTGGATCAACCGTGACGCGGTCTACGCCGTCGTCGAGGGCTGGGTGGGCGAGCACACCGTCGCCGAACTCGTCGAGCTGCTCGGGGGCAAGGTTCCCCTCGCCCCCGTGCTGGATGCCGAGGCGATCTTCGCGAACCCGCACTTCGCCATCCGCGGCATGCTCCCCGAAGTCGACAACCCCCGCACGGGGCGCACGTCCCGCGTGACGGGACCCGTCGCCAAACTCACCCGCACGCCCGGTCAGGTGCGCCATCGCGCACCGCTGCTGGGGGAGCACACCGCCGAGATCCTCACCGAGGCCGGCTACGACGATGCACAGCAGGACGCACTGGTCGGGGCCGGAGCGGCATGTTTCTCATCCGAACAAGAACTGACGAAGGAATATCGATGA
- a CDS encoding mandelate racemase/muconate lactonizing enzyme family protein: MKITDVELIPVSTPLVVPFHMPGTEITHIHSVVMRVTTDTGEVGIGDSGDTSTWYRGETPDSIMAIIEKHIAPRFLIGQNPLAIEKIVGQMDTFVRDNNQAKSLVDFALHDLKGKIAGLPVYELLGGKTTDGSKQGWVAGAGTEEFLVDQALRAVSNGFSLIKIKSGGDEAQDVRNVRAVREAIGDDMRLVIDINGFWNYDQALHTIRKLDEFGLYCVEQPLPHWDIEGLARLRERVGTPIFADESAQELHHLKEIIDRRAADGLFIKLQKVGGLVKAQRWLTLARLADLPVMSGCMIGSGLEASPSAHLMMSNQWASQFTHENLGPLIINNQFENAEQKITADIAQQVPVFKDGVLYPNEGPGYGIDLNEEFIAANGTFGSEMRHVRDETRVFV, translated from the coding sequence ATGAAGATCACAGACGTCGAACTCATCCCGGTGTCGACCCCGCTGGTCGTGCCGTTCCACATGCCCGGCACCGAGATCACGCACATCCACAGCGTTGTCATGCGCGTGACGACCGACACCGGCGAGGTCGGTATCGGCGATAGCGGCGACACCTCCACCTGGTACCGGGGCGAAACGCCGGACTCCATCATGGCCATCATCGAGAAGCACATCGCGCCCCGATTCCTCATCGGCCAGAACCCCCTGGCGATTGAGAAGATCGTCGGCCAGATGGACACGTTCGTGCGCGACAACAACCAGGCCAAGTCGCTCGTCGACTTCGCGCTGCACGATCTGAAGGGCAAAATCGCCGGCCTTCCGGTGTACGAGCTGCTCGGCGGCAAGACCACGGACGGATCCAAGCAGGGCTGGGTCGCGGGCGCCGGAACCGAGGAGTTCCTCGTCGATCAGGCGCTTCGCGCGGTCTCGAACGGTTTCTCGCTCATCAAGATCAAGAGCGGCGGCGACGAAGCGCAGGACGTCCGCAACGTTCGGGCGGTGCGCGAAGCGATCGGCGATGACATGCGCCTCGTGATCGACATCAACGGCTTCTGGAACTACGACCAGGCGCTGCACACGATCCGCAAGCTCGATGAGTTCGGCCTGTACTGCGTCGAGCAGCCCCTGCCCCACTGGGATATCGAGGGTCTTGCCCGCCTCCGCGAGCGTGTAGGGACCCCGATCTTCGCCGATGAGTCGGCGCAGGAGCTGCACCACCTCAAAGAGATCATCGACCGCCGCGCAGCCGACGGCCTCTTCATCAAGCTGCAGAAGGTCGGCGGGCTGGTGAAGGCACAGCGCTGGCTGACGCTGGCGCGTCTGGCTGATCTTCCCGTGATGAGCGGGTGCATGATCGGCTCCGGGCTCGAGGCGAGTCCGTCGGCGCATCTGATGATGTCGAATCAATGGGCCTCGCAGTTCACGCATGAGAACCTCGGCCCGCTCATCATCAACAACCAGTTCGAGAACGCCGAGCAGAAGATCACCGCCGACATCGCCCAGCAGGTTCCCGTCTTCAAGGACGGCGTCCTGTATCCCAACGAGGGCCCCGGCTATGGGATAGATCTCAACGAGGAGTTCATCGCGGCGAACGGCACGTTCGGCAGCGAGATGCGTCACGTCCGCGACGAGACCCGGGTTTTCGTGTGA
- a CDS encoding CaiB/BaiF CoA-transferase family protein, with protein sequence MSVPTVRSGPLAGLRIIELGGIGPVPFAGMFFADLGASVLRIDRAHGAFQMPIDAKFDTLQRGKQRVTVDLKTEDGAELVRALAEQADVILDSYRPGVLERLGLGPDVLLERNPRLVIGRMTGWGQDGPLAQRAGHDPSYIAQTGALHAVGRADGPPQLPLSLVGDFGGGAMYLIAGTLAALWETQRSGIGQVVDAAIVDGVSHLMASPYSLLAGGAWRDERGTNLIDSGAPFIDVYETADGRHVAVAALEPPFFAQLEAGLGFAPGDLPGQWDEKRWPELRERLAAAFRTGTRDDWAAHFADTDACVSPVLSMTEAPTAPQLAARGTFIERDGAYEPAPAPRFSRTAAGRPDAPAIPDAVPAADAIAAWSAHN encoded by the coding sequence GTGAGCGTTCCGACAGTACGTTCGGGACCGCTTGCGGGGCTCAGAATCATCGAGCTCGGCGGCATCGGTCCCGTGCCCTTCGCCGGCATGTTCTTCGCCGACCTGGGCGCGAGCGTGCTGCGGATCGACCGTGCCCACGGTGCGTTCCAGATGCCGATCGACGCGAAGTTCGACACGCTCCAACGCGGCAAGCAGCGGGTCACGGTCGATCTCAAGACCGAGGACGGCGCCGAGCTGGTGCGGGCATTGGCCGAGCAAGCCGATGTGATTCTCGACTCGTATCGCCCCGGCGTGCTCGAGCGTCTCGGGCTCGGTCCGGACGTGCTGCTCGAGCGCAACCCGCGCCTCGTGATCGGCCGGATGACGGGCTGGGGTCAGGACGGGCCGCTCGCACAGCGGGCCGGTCACGACCCGAGCTACATCGCCCAGACCGGCGCACTGCATGCCGTCGGCCGCGCCGATGGTCCCCCGCAGCTGCCGTTGAGCCTCGTGGGAGACTTCGGCGGAGGCGCCATGTACCTCATCGCGGGCACCCTCGCCGCGCTGTGGGAGACGCAGCGCTCGGGGATCGGGCAGGTCGTCGACGCGGCGATCGTCGACGGAGTCTCGCACCTCATGGCCTCGCCGTACTCGCTCTTGGCCGGCGGGGCGTGGCGTGACGAGCGCGGAACGAACCTGATCGACTCCGGAGCGCCGTTCATCGACGTCTACGAGACCGCCGACGGCCGGCACGTCGCCGTCGCCGCCCTCGAGCCGCCGTTCTTCGCGCAGCTGGAAGCAGGACTGGGGTTCGCGCCCGGAGATCTCCCAGGGCAGTGGGATGAGAAGCGCTGGCCGGAACTGCGAGAGCGGCTCGCGGCGGCGTTCCGCACCGGCACCCGCGACGACTGGGCAGCTCATTTCGCTGACACCGACGCGTGCGTGTCCCCGGTCCTGTCCATGACCGAAGCGCCCACCGCGCCCCAGCTGGCCGCGCGCGGCACGTTCATCGAACGCGACGGCGCCTACGAACCCGCGCCCGCGCCCCGATTCAGCCGCACTGCTGCAGGACGCCCGGACGCGCCCGCCATCCCGGATGCGGTCCCCGCCGCCGACGCCATCGCCGCGTGGTCCGCGCACAACTGA
- a CDS encoding MFS transporter, whose product MTQSAAPPQGDQTQLRKVLISSFFGSTIEFYDFILYATATATVFVPVFFSTLDPLLGMVASYLTFAAGYVSRPLGGLIFGHFGDKIGRKKMLMVSMTVMGVASVLIGLVPAVPVWGAFLLLTLRLVQGIAIGGEWGGAALMSLEHAKGSRRGFAASFANAGGPAGAFLGTAALALFAMLPEDQFLAWGWRVPFLFSVVLLVVGLYIRAQVAESPIFIAALKAAEEKKALTRSTPIAKVLQRPRVLVVVGLVGMGAFVIQALFSTFGVTFAVGSGISREVVLWAFAFSQLFAAFAIPAFAALSDRVGRRPVMLGGYVGMALLAFPLFWALASGTTWMVFGVFLVALSLLQSMTFGPMAAFLAENFATTSRYTGASLGYQLAALLGAGFTPVIVASIFAASGGEITGVIWFLIGGCVISAVVLAVFTKESRHVEIDETVTTARSSEH is encoded by the coding sequence ATGACGCAATCCGCCGCCCCGCCGCAGGGTGATCAGACTCAGCTCCGGAAGGTGCTCATTTCGAGCTTCTTCGGCTCGACGATCGAGTTCTACGACTTCATCCTGTACGCGACCGCGACCGCGACCGTATTCGTGCCGGTCTTCTTCTCCACGCTCGATCCGCTGCTCGGCATGGTCGCGTCGTACTTGACGTTCGCCGCCGGGTACGTGTCCCGGCCGCTCGGCGGGCTCATCTTCGGCCACTTCGGCGACAAAATCGGACGCAAGAAGATGCTGATGGTCTCGATGACGGTCATGGGCGTCGCATCCGTCCTGATCGGCCTCGTCCCCGCCGTGCCGGTCTGGGGGGCGTTCCTCCTGCTCACGCTGCGTCTGGTCCAGGGCATCGCGATCGGCGGGGAGTGGGGCGGCGCGGCGTTGATGTCGCTCGAGCACGCCAAGGGATCCCGTCGCGGCTTCGCCGCGTCGTTCGCCAACGCCGGCGGACCCGCCGGCGCGTTCCTCGGCACCGCGGCCCTGGCACTGTTCGCGATGCTTCCTGAGGACCAGTTCCTGGCCTGGGGCTGGCGAGTGCCCTTCCTGTTCTCGGTGGTGCTGCTCGTGGTGGGTCTGTACATCCGCGCGCAGGTGGCGGAGAGCCCCATCTTCATCGCAGCGTTGAAGGCCGCCGAAGAGAAGAAGGCGCTGACCCGCAGCACGCCCATCGCGAAGGTCTTGCAGCGGCCGCGCGTCCTGGTCGTCGTCGGTCTTGTCGGCATGGGCGCGTTCGTCATCCAGGCATTGTTCTCGACCTTCGGCGTCACATTCGCCGTCGGGTCGGGGATCTCCCGCGAGGTCGTCCTCTGGGCGTTCGCCTTCTCGCAGCTGTTCGCCGCGTTCGCCATCCCGGCGTTCGCCGCCCTGTCGGACCGGGTCGGCCGTCGACCCGTCATGCTCGGCGGCTACGTCGGAATGGCATTGCTGGCCTTCCCCCTGTTCTGGGCGCTGGCAAGCGGAACCACGTGGATGGTGTTCGGCGTGTTCCTCGTCGCGCTGTCCCTCCTGCAGAGCATGACGTTCGGGCCCATGGCGGCATTCCTCGCCGAGAACTTCGCAACGACCTCGCGCTACACCGGGGCATCTCTCGGCTACCAGCTCGCCGCGCTGCTGGGTGCCGGTTTCACACCGGTGATCGTCGCAAGCATCTTCGCTGCCTCTGGTGGCGAGATCACCGGCGTGATCTGGTTCCTCATCGGTGGCTGCGTGATCAGCGCCGTCGTGCTCGCCGTCTTCACGAAGGAGAGTCGCCACGTCGAGATCGACGAGACCGTCACCACAGCGCGGTCGTCAGAGCACTGA
- a CDS encoding LysR substrate-binding domain-containing protein, protein MTTSGRAALGAADFSLRQLQYFVTTAEEGSVTAAAELLYVSPTAVSLSLTQLEKLLGTELLIRRRAHGAALTPLGESLLPHARAVLAAASRLVDEVGVGGELRGSVAVGCFPSMGPTMLPTIIHTFLVDHPAVRVRFNEDHSDRLETDAQTGRIDLLLSYDIGLSDDLEKTALGQLRVGVLLPAGHWAADPLVDVDLARLAREPYVALQSQTSDAHFTRIWRTTGITPPEVRYSSENFETVRSMVGRGLGWSITMQRPRSPLSHEGLAVVTRDLPDGIVDPVDVVVAWRASATLSRPARALRDMIVRDGSRYVS, encoded by the coding sequence ATGACCACCAGCGGCCGCGCTGCGCTCGGCGCAGCGGACTTCAGCCTTCGCCAACTGCAGTACTTCGTCACTACGGCCGAAGAGGGTTCGGTGACCGCGGCCGCGGAGCTGCTCTACGTCTCTCCGACAGCCGTCTCCCTCTCACTCACGCAGCTGGAGAAACTGCTCGGCACCGAACTGCTGATCCGCCGCCGTGCGCACGGTGCGGCGCTCACCCCGTTGGGAGAGTCCCTCCTCCCGCACGCGCGCGCCGTGCTCGCCGCGGCATCCCGTCTCGTCGATGAGGTGGGCGTCGGCGGCGAACTGCGCGGATCCGTCGCCGTCGGGTGCTTTCCGAGCATGGGGCCGACGATGCTGCCCACGATCATCCACACATTCCTCGTCGATCATCCCGCTGTGCGCGTGCGGTTCAACGAGGACCACTCCGATCGGCTCGAGACCGACGCGCAGACCGGCCGGATCGATCTGCTGCTGTCCTACGACATCGGGCTGAGCGACGATCTCGAGAAGACCGCGCTGGGGCAGCTGCGCGTCGGGGTCCTGCTGCCCGCCGGGCACTGGGCCGCCGATCCCCTGGTCGATGTCGACCTGGCGCGTCTGGCGCGGGAACCCTACGTCGCCCTGCAATCGCAGACGAGCGACGCTCATTTCACCCGGATCTGGCGCACGACCGGCATCACGCCGCCCGAGGTGCGGTACTCGTCCGAGAACTTCGAGACCGTCCGGTCCATGGTGGGCCGCGGCCTCGGCTGGTCGATCACGATGCAGCGGCCGCGCTCGCCTCTGAGCCACGAGGGCCTCGCGGTCGTCACGCGCGACCTCCCCGACGGGATCGTCGATCCGGTCGACGTGGTCGTCGCGTGGCGCGCGTCGGCCACACTCAGCCGACCCGCCCGCGCACTGCGCGACATGATCGTGCGCGATGGCTCCCGGTACGTGTCCTGA
- a CDS encoding aldehyde dehydrogenase family protein: MTIDTITPLWHHTLFSDGWRAGAAEPIVVSAPGTGAALATIAQADTTDLDRAVVSATAAQKSWSKLSYAVRAAVMLKAAQLLESDPARLADVLIPESGSGQGKAAFEVGLVVSELQEAAALASHPYGELLRSVKDRTSIARRVPLGVVGVISPFNFPAILSMRSVAPALAVGNAVILKPDPRTSISGGLALAALFEEAGLPEGVLHVLPGGGELGAALVTHPGVPCISFTGSTRAGRKIGAAAAPLLKRVHLELGGNNAMLVLPDADVQAAASVGAWGSFLHQGQICMTTGRHLVHRSIAEEYIAALSQKANGIPVGDPAQGLPLGPIIDESQRDRVHGYVLAAVEHGATLAAGGEYDGLYYRPTVLTNVAVENPAWTEEIFGPVAPVQIYDDIDEAIDVINSSEYGLSVSIITSNPYAAYELSDRIESGAVHINDATVDDEAVIPFGGTKASGVGGRFGGPQANLDTFTETQWITMQSAVERYPF, encoded by the coding sequence ATGACAATCGACACCATCACTCCCCTGTGGCACCACACGCTGTTCTCGGACGGCTGGCGCGCCGGCGCTGCGGAGCCGATCGTGGTCTCCGCCCCTGGCACGGGCGCGGCGCTGGCGACGATCGCTCAGGCGGACACCACCGACCTCGACCGTGCCGTCGTCTCGGCCACCGCCGCGCAGAAGAGCTGGTCGAAGCTCTCCTACGCCGTTCGCGCTGCCGTGATGCTCAAGGCAGCACAACTGCTGGAGTCCGACCCGGCCCGCCTGGCGGACGTCCTGATCCCCGAGAGCGGTTCGGGTCAGGGTAAGGCCGCGTTCGAGGTCGGCCTCGTCGTCTCCGAGCTGCAAGAGGCGGCGGCGTTGGCTTCTCACCCCTATGGCGAACTGCTGCGCAGCGTGAAGGACCGCACATCGATCGCGCGGCGCGTGCCGCTCGGCGTGGTCGGCGTCATCTCCCCGTTCAACTTCCCGGCGATCCTGTCGATGCGCTCGGTCGCCCCTGCTCTGGCCGTCGGCAACGCCGTGATCCTCAAGCCGGATCCGCGCACATCGATCTCGGGCGGCCTCGCACTTGCCGCTCTGTTCGAAGAGGCAGGACTCCCGGAGGGCGTGCTGCATGTCCTGCCCGGCGGAGGCGAACTGGGTGCCGCGCTCGTCACGCACCCGGGTGTGCCGTGCATCTCGTTCACCGGCTCGACGCGGGCCGGGCGCAAGATCGGGGCCGCAGCGGCCCCGCTGCTCAAGCGCGTGCACCTCGAGCTGGGCGGCAACAATGCCATGCTCGTGCTGCCCGACGCCGATGTGCAGGCCGCGGCATCCGTCGGCGCCTGGGGGTCGTTCCTGCACCAGGGGCAGATCTGCATGACGACGGGTCGTCACCTGGTGCACCGTTCGATCGCCGAGGAGTACATCGCCGCACTCTCCCAGAAGGCGAACGGGATCCCCGTGGGCGACCCCGCCCAGGGTCTGCCGCTCGGACCCATCATCGATGAGAGCCAGCGTGATCGCGTGCACGGATACGTTCTGGCAGCGGTCGAGCACGGCGCCACCCTCGCCGCCGGCGGTGAGTACGACGGCCTGTACTACCGCCCCACCGTCCTCACGAACGTCGCCGTGGAAAACCCCGCCTGGACCGAGGAGATCTTCGGCCCGGTCGCGCCGGTGCAGATCTACGACGACATCGATGAGGCGATCGACGTCATCAACTCCTCCGAGTACGGGCTGTCGGTGTCGATCATCACGTCGAACCCCTACGCCGCCTATGAGCTGTCCGACCGCATCGAATCGGGCGCGGTCCACATCAACGACGCGACGGTCGATGACGAAGCCGTGATCCCGTTCGGGGGAACGAAGGCGTCAGGCGTCGGCGGTCGTTTCGGCGGTCCGCAGGCCAACCTCGATACCTTCACCGAGACGCAGTGGATCACGATGCAGAGCGCGGTCGAGCGCTACCCGTTCTGA
- a CDS encoding LysR family transcriptional regulator gives MTDRPKLSRLDLNLLVALDALLTERSVTKAAERLHLSQPALSASLARLRTHFGDPLLVRRGNSYELTALAVRLADHTSTALESARRIFEIQANWSPEASTREFSVYGSDYAFATVGAAAMAWAAERAPGVRFRFKLHNPTVIDEVDTRLRSVDGLLIPHGFLSDLPHVDLGKDHWLIMASETNERAAAGVTMEMMAESHWVFTYQSQTAFTSASRQLQQLGVEPRVDAIVESFLALPHFIAGTDRLGLIQSGLAAVALSGGGIRLYDPPFDATPVLNALWWHPVHNRDPEHAWMRNLFAEAARDLIVRRGLAAQDSATA, from the coding sequence ATGACCGATCGCCCCAAGCTGTCGCGCCTCGACCTGAATCTCCTGGTGGCGCTCGATGCCCTCCTCACCGAGCGGAGCGTCACGAAGGCGGCCGAGCGGCTGCATCTGAGCCAGCCGGCTCTGAGCGCGTCGCTCGCGCGTCTGCGCACGCACTTCGGCGACCCGCTGCTCGTGCGGCGCGGCAACAGCTACGAGCTGACGGCGCTCGCTGTGCGTCTGGCCGACCACACCTCCACGGCGCTGGAATCCGCGCGGAGGATCTTCGAGATCCAGGCGAATTGGTCGCCGGAAGCGTCCACCCGCGAGTTCTCGGTGTACGGCTCCGACTACGCCTTCGCCACCGTCGGCGCGGCAGCCATGGCATGGGCTGCTGAGCGCGCGCCCGGTGTGCGGTTCCGGTTCAAGCTGCACAATCCGACCGTGATCGACGAAGTGGACACGCGGCTGCGGTCCGTGGATGGACTGCTCATCCCGCACGGGTTCCTCTCCGATCTGCCCCACGTCGACCTGGGCAAGGATCACTGGCTGATCATGGCCTCGGAGACGAATGAACGCGCGGCGGCGGGCGTGACCATGGAGATGATGGCCGAGTCGCACTGGGTCTTCACTTACCAGTCGCAAACGGCCTTCACGTCTGCGAGTCGTCAGCTCCAGCAGCTCGGCGTCGAACCGCGCGTCGACGCCATCGTCGAGAGCTTCCTCGCGTTGCCTCACTTCATCGCCGGTACGGATCGTCTTGGCCTGATCCAGTCCGGCCTTGCCGCGGTCGCTCTCAGCGGAGGCGGAATCCGGCTCTACGACCCTCCCTTCGACGCCACCCCTGTGCTCAACGCGCTCTGGTGGCATCCGGTGCACAACCGCGACCCGGAGCACGCCTGGATGCGCAACCTCTTCGCCGAGGCGGCCCGGGATCTCATCGTCCGCCGAGGGCTGGCTGCGCAGGACTCCGCCACGGCCTGA
- a CDS encoding ABC transporter ATP-binding protein, whose amino-acid sequence MTTSSAPALRLTDVGIGFLGVRALDRVTFDIPRGGVSAVIGPNGAGKTTLFNCVSGIYRHEGSIALDGEVLDGMRAFRRSDAGIARTFQTPLLLDADDVLTNVMLGSYTRTRAGLFTPLWAPPRARREERTAREWALEIIERVGLGALASIPAGALAHGDRRRVEIARALIARPRLLMLDEPAAGLSEQEANSLMDLVVAHGEETGMTCVLVEHDVALVMRYATTIAVLDAGRLLAVGGPDEIQKNPAVVAAYLGSDVEVEAA is encoded by the coding sequence ATGACGACATCGTCTGCACCGGCGCTCCGACTCACGGACGTCGGGATCGGCTTTCTGGGCGTGCGCGCCCTGGACCGCGTGACCTTCGACATTCCGCGCGGGGGTGTCAGCGCGGTGATCGGACCCAACGGAGCGGGAAAGACCACGCTGTTCAACTGCGTCAGCGGCATCTACCGCCACGAGGGATCGATCGCCCTCGACGGCGAAGTGCTCGACGGCATGCGCGCGTTCCGGCGGTCCGATGCGGGCATCGCCCGCACGTTTCAGACTCCGCTGCTGCTGGACGCCGACGACGTGCTCACGAACGTGATGCTCGGCTCCTACACCCGCACCCGCGCCGGTCTCTTCACGCCGCTCTGGGCCCCTCCTCGGGCACGCCGTGAGGAACGGACCGCACGTGAATGGGCTCTGGAGATCATCGAGCGCGTCGGCCTGGGTGCCCTTGCGTCGATTCCGGCCGGCGCCCTCGCGCACGGCGACCGGCGCCGAGTCGAGATCGCACGCGCGCTCATCGCTCGTCCGCGGCTGCTCATGCTCGATGAGCCGGCGGCCGGACTGAGCGAGCAGGAGGCGAATTCGCTCATGGACCTCGTCGTCGCGCACGGCGAGGAGACCGGAATGACCTGTGTGCTGGTCGAGCACGATGTCGCCCTCGTGATGCGCTACGCCACCACGATCGCCGTGCTCGACGCCGGCCGGCTCCTGGCCGTCGGCGGCCCGGATGAGATTCAGAAGAACCCGGCGGTCGTCGCGGCCTACCTGGGCAGCGATGTGGAGGTCGAGGCGGCGTGA